The Clostridia bacterium genome includes a region encoding these proteins:
- a CDS encoding TrkH family potassium uptake protein, with translation MNWKTVVKTLGKILIAEAVMLLFPLIVAAIYGESTFLGFAIPIAVLLLLSVPSFLLKTEGVENNIYAKEGFAIVAFSWLAMSLVGAMPFVLTKAIPNYVDALFETISGFTTTGASVLSDIESLPHSVLFWRSFTNWIGGMGVLVFILAVLPKSNSGMMHVFRAEATGPSVGKLTSKMGHTARILYGIYIALTLIEFAFLAIGKMPIFDAITTAIANAGTGGFSVRNASIASYNSLYIEIVVSTFMFLFSLNFNLYFLLLTGHVLKALKSEEAIVYVSVVVVSMLAIAVNVYLSAETAIRSFGEALRHSSFQVLSLSSTTGFSSIDYNSWPTLSKVILLFLMTMGGMAGSTAGGMKMSRILILVKSTAADLRKMVHPREIITVKLDGAPVESGIINSVRVFFVTWVAILIACTLLVSIEGFGNFLTNFSASLSCISNIGPGFDLVGPAANFGGYSSFSKIVLSLEMLFGRLEIFPLIVLFSPATYRK, from the coding sequence ATGAACTGGAAAACGGTCGTTAAAACTCTCGGAAAGATCTTGATCGCGGAAGCCGTTATGCTTCTCTTTCCTTTGATTGTAGCCGCGATCTACGGCGAATCCACCTTCCTCGGATTCGCGATCCCGATCGCCGTTTTACTCCTTTTGTCCGTTCCCTCTTTCCTCTTGAAGACCGAAGGCGTGGAAAACAATATCTATGCGAAAGAAGGCTTCGCGATCGTCGCCTTTTCTTGGCTCGCGATGTCCCTCGTCGGCGCGATGCCTTTCGTCTTGACCAAAGCGATCCCGAACTACGTGGACGCCCTGTTCGAGACGATCTCGGGCTTTACGACGACGGGCGCGTCCGTCCTTTCCGACATCGAAAGCCTGCCGCACAGCGTCCTTTTCTGGCGCTCCTTTACGAACTGGATCGGAGGAATGGGCGTCCTCGTCTTCATTCTCGCCGTCCTTCCGAAGAGCAATTCGGGAATGATGCACGTTTTCCGCGCCGAGGCGACCGGACCTTCCGTCGGCAAACTTACCTCGAAGATGGGGCACACCGCGCGCATCCTGTACGGGATCTATATCGCGCTGACCTTGATCGAATTCGCTTTCCTCGCGATCGGGAAAATGCCGATCTTCGACGCGATCACGACCGCGATCGCAAACGCGGGAACGGGCGGATTCAGCGTCCGCAACGCGAGCATCGCTTCGTACAACAGCCTTTACATCGAGATCGTCGTTTCGACGTTTATGTTCTTATTCTCTCTGAATTTCAATCTGTACTTCCTGCTCCTGACCGGTCACGTCCTAAAAGCCTTGAAGAGCGAGGAAGCGATCGTCTACGTCTCGGTCGTCGTCGTCAGTATGCTTGCGATCGCGGTCAACGTCTACCTTTCCGCGGAAACGGCGATCCGTTCCTTCGGCGAAGCGCTTCGTCATTCTTCCTTCCAAGTCCTCTCTTTGTCTTCGACGACGGGCTTTTCTTCGATCGACTATAATTCTTGGCCCACCCTTTCGAAAGTCATCCTGCTTTTCCTGATGACGATGGGCGGTATGGCGGGCTCCACGGCGGGCGGTATGAAAATGTCAAGGATCTTGATCCTCGTTAAATCCACCGCGGCGGATCTTCGCAAAATGGTGCATCCGCGCGAAATCATAACGGTCAAGCTCGACGGCGCACCCGTCGAAAGCGGCATTATAAACAGCGTGCGCGTATTCTTCGTGACCTGGGTCGCGATCCTCATCGCCTGCACCCTGCTCGTCTCTATCGAAGGCTTCGGAAACTTCCTGACGAATTTCTCCGCGTCTCTTTCCTGCATCAGCAACATCGGTCCCGGCTTCGACCTCGTCGGTCCTGCGGCAAACTTCGGGGGATATTCTTCTTTCTCCAAAATCGTCCTTTCGCTCGAAATGCTGTTCGGCAGATTGGAGATCTTCCCGTTGATCGTTTTGTTCAGCCCGGCGACCTATCGCAAGTAA
- a CDS encoding DNA cytosine methyltransferase: protein MAKKPFTYISLFSCAGVGCYGFKQAGFQCVATNELSPRRIAVQKYNHKCDRGEGYICGDITLDRTKQLIFDEIKWWKENKHVSEIDVVIATPPCQGMSIFNHKKNDRDIERNSLVIESLKLVKEIQPKFFVFENVPAFMDTECIVDGDQRCSIGDAHQLLLADDYFYYADTINFKYYGSNSSRTRTLVIGVRKNLVQYISPIELFPNRKEEHTLREVIGDLPSLSKMGEISDSDIYHSFRAYPKYMRDWITGLNEGESAFDNADPVKRPYKIGKDGSIIQNVNKTRDKYKRQVWEKTALSVHTRNDQLASQNTIHPSDDRVFSIRELMRMMTIPDDFEWSDLSCAVLSALPIEKKRAFLKKEETNIRQCIGEAVPTAIFRSIAENIRAFLSVKHYSDGHIRTIIKNNSLNNVDILLEYIKNRGVVGCQSEELSVSTLSRVAELSNNARVENAAYYTGKDTLTEVFQHLPNFEKDDIRILEPAVGSGNFIPFLIKKYAYAKTVTIDVMDTDEDALKIFNALLQLQVVPRNVSINVIQDDYITHDFSGLHYDLIIGNPPYLKLSTKSSNLGNYRKLLNDDSGNNLAGFFISKSLNMGDYVALILPKNILCNAEYQITRTRIANKRIVALIDFGETGFRGVHIETIFMVINTLSHPGKLLVKSIPRKEQLQQKQRYITDKKLPNWVIYRNDLFDSVLQNKRFSVFSAFRDRQITNGSASECDGIWVIRSRNIPRDGKTILHIDGYDMYIKQEEVKDQEVIKFLDRDDVYLVPNMTYYPRMIKKPRGILTNGSVAILIPNECVIVSESDVEYIASAEFEEFYRIARNHATRSLNIDNVSVKYFCVSK, encoded by the coding sequence ATGGCAAAAAAACCTTTTACGTATATTTCCTTGTTTAGTTGTGCAGGCGTCGGCTGCTATGGCTTTAAGCAAGCAGGATTTCAATGTGTAGCAACAAACGAATTATCTCCTCGCCGTATTGCTGTTCAAAAGTATAATCATAAATGTGATAGGGGCGAAGGATATATTTGTGGCGACATTACGCTTGATCGCACAAAGCAATTAATTTTTGATGAGATTAAATGGTGGAAAGAGAATAAGCATGTTTCTGAAATTGATGTCGTAATTGCCACTCCTCCGTGTCAAGGGATGTCTATATTCAATCACAAGAAAAATGATCGAGATATCGAACGTAATTCATTGGTCATTGAATCCCTAAAACTTGTAAAAGAAATTCAGCCAAAGTTTTTTGTGTTTGAAAATGTCCCGGCATTTATGGATACCGAATGTATTGTTGACGGTGATCAGCGATGCAGCATAGGTGATGCTCATCAACTTCTTCTGGCCGATGACTATTTCTATTACGCTGATACTATCAATTTTAAATATTATGGTTCCAACTCGAGCAGAACAAGGACGCTTGTTATTGGTGTTCGTAAAAACCTGGTTCAGTATATTTCACCAATTGAGCTTTTCCCCAATAGAAAAGAAGAACACACATTAAGAGAAGTTATAGGCGATTTGCCTTCATTATCAAAAATGGGCGAAATATCCGATTCGGACATCTACCATTCTTTCCGAGCCTATCCTAAATATATGAGAGATTGGATTACGGGATTAAATGAAGGGGAATCTGCATTTGACAATGCTGACCCCGTAAAGCGCCCATATAAGATAGGAAAAGATGGTAGCATTATTCAAAATGTTAACAAGACTCGCGATAAATACAAACGTCAAGTTTGGGAGAAGACAGCTCTTTCTGTTCACACGCGCAATGATCAGTTAGCAAGTCAAAACACAATACACCCTTCTGATGATAGAGTATTCAGCATTAGAGAATTAATGAGAATGATGACCATTCCGGACGATTTTGAATGGTCAGATTTGTCGTGCGCTGTATTGTCAGCCTTGCCTATAGAGAAAAAAAGAGCGTTCTTAAAGAAAGAAGAAACTAACATTCGGCAGTGTATAGGAGAAGCAGTGCCAACTGCCATATTTAGAAGTATAGCCGAAAACATCCGGGCGTTTTTATCCGTCAAGCATTATTCTGATGGTCATATTCGCACAATAATTAAGAACAATTCTTTAAATAATGTAGACATATTGCTTGAATATATCAAAAATAGAGGCGTGGTAGGTTGTCAAAGCGAAGAGCTGTCTGTGTCGACTTTATCAAGAGTAGCCGAATTGTCAAATAATGCTCGAGTAGAGAATGCTGCGTATTATACTGGCAAAGATACTTTGACAGAGGTTTTTCAACACCTTCCCAATTTTGAAAAAGATGACATTCGCATTTTAGAGCCTGCGGTAGGTTCTGGTAATTTCATTCCGTTTCTTATCAAAAAATATGCGTACGCCAAAACCGTTACAATCGATGTAATGGATACTGACGAGGATGCACTTAAAATATTTAATGCCCTCCTTCAGCTCCAAGTTGTTCCACGAAATGTGTCTATCAATGTAATTCAAGACGACTATATAACCCATGATTTCAGCGGTTTGCATTACGACTTAATCATTGGCAACCCGCCATATCTCAAGCTTTCAACAAAATCATCGAATTTGGGAAACTATCGGAAACTGCTAAATGACGATAGTGGCAATAATCTTGCGGGTTTCTTTATTAGTAAGAGTTTGAATATGGGTGACTATGTAGCATTAATTCTGCCAAAAAACATCCTTTGCAACGCTGAATATCAGATTACCCGGACAAGAATAGCAAACAAGAGAATTGTAGCTTTGATAGACTTTGGCGAAACAGGTTTTAGGGGGGTTCATATCGAAACCATTTTTATGGTCATAAACACCCTAAGCCATCCTGGGAAACTATTAGTTAAATCGATTCCTCGAAAAGAACAATTACAGCAAAAGCAGCGGTATATTACGGACAAAAAATTACCCAATTGGGTTATATACCGTAACGATTTATTTGATAGTGTATTGCAGAACAAAAGGTTTTCGGTTTTCTCTGCCTTTAGAGATCGTCAAATCACAAATGGTTCCGCTTCTGAATGTGATGGAATATGGGTGATTCGATCAAGGAACATCCCAAGAGACGGCAAAACCATTCTGCACATAGACGGATATGATATGTATATAAAGCAAGAAGAGGTTAAGGATCAGGAGGTAATTAAGTTTCTTGATAGAGATGATGTCTATTTGGTGCCAAATATGACCTATTATCCGAGGATGATCAAGAAGCCTCGTGGGATTTTGACAAATGGATCTGTTGCTATTCTCATTCCAAACGAATGTGTAATTGTTAGCGAGTCGGATGTTGAATATATTGCAAGCGCAGAATTTGAAGAATTCTATAGGATAGCGCGAAATCACGCAACAAGATCGTTGAATATTGACAACGTATCTGTCAAATATTTCTGCGTTAGCAAATGA
- a CDS encoding recombinase family protein has translation MKLNEGEVPQYYVKNSHPAIIDRGEWEMVQGEMAKWKAKSKHHNSLSPFSAKLV, from the coding sequence ATGAAACTCAACGAAGGCGAAGTCCCTCAGTACTACGTGAAGAACAGCCACCCAGCGATCATCGACAGGGGCGAATGGGAAATGGTCCAGGGCGAGATGGCGAAGTGGAAAGCGAAAAGCAAGCATCACAACAGCCTCAGCCCGTTCTCGGCAAAGCTGGTCTGA
- the trkA gene encoding Trk system potassium transporter TrkA encodes MKVVIVGIGKIGGALATRLIKENHDVTVVDEDFATVEDLVNKSDAKGVVGNCLDRSVLEEAEVDKADCFFACTLRDELNILSSVLAKKMGAKHVVARARDPEYLKSLESLTSELGVDMIFNPEHRTAMEIAQILKFPSAISTDSFESGKVALTEFRIAPNSPIAGLTVMDAAKKSGGALLFAVVSRAGKVVIPKGDFVIEEGDLVHVAAEETGLLDFSKKMKIFKQRAKSVMIVGGGNISYYLAKELLENGVKVKILEINEDRCRYLDEALSHATVICADGTDTAVLDEEGIREADAIVTLTGVDEENAVVSLYATSLGGAKVVTKITSTPLAKMVMKLGLDTVLSPREVIADHLVRFVRAHQVEDGAGINALYRIHDKAEAIEFTVGEDFPKIGVPIKELKIKANVLLCGIVRGGEFILPSGDTALLLGDKVLVVTAVKQVAELKQILR; translated from the coding sequence ATGAAAGTCGTCATCGTTGGTATCGGAAAGATCGGCGGAGCGCTCGCGACCCGCCTTATTAAAGAAAATCACGACGTAACGGTAGTGGACGAAGATTTTGCCACGGTCGAAGACCTCGTCAATAAGTCGGACGCGAAAGGCGTCGTCGGCAACTGTCTCGACAGAAGCGTTCTCGAAGAAGCGGAAGTCGATAAAGCCGATTGCTTTTTCGCCTGCACCTTGCGCGACGAGCTCAATATCCTTTCTTCCGTCCTCGCGAAAAAGATGGGCGCGAAACACGTCGTCGCGAGAGCGCGCGATCCCGAGTACTTAAAATCCCTCGAAAGTTTGACGTCCGAGCTCGGCGTCGATATGATCTTCAACCCCGAACACAGGACGGCGATGGAGATCGCCCAGATCTTAAAGTTTCCTTCCGCCATTTCGACGGATTCTTTTGAATCCGGAAAAGTCGCGCTGACGGAATTCCGCATCGCGCCGAACAGCCCCATCGCGGGATTGACCGTTATGGACGCGGCGAAAAAATCGGGCGGCGCGCTCTTATTCGCCGTCGTCTCCCGCGCGGGAAAAGTCGTGATCCCCAAAGGCGACTTCGTGATCGAAGAAGGCGATCTGGTCCACGTCGCCGCGGAAGAAACGGGACTTCTCGATTTTTCGAAAAAGATGAAGATCTTCAAGCAACGCGCGAAATCCGTCATGATCGTCGGCGGCGGAAATATCTCTTACTATCTCGCGAAAGAACTTCTCGAAAACGGCGTCAAAGTCAAGATCCTCGAAATCAACGAGGACCGTTGCCGCTATTTGGACGAAGCGCTGTCCCACGCCACCGTCATTTGCGCGGACGGGACGGATACCGCCGTCCTTGATGAAGAAGGCATTCGCGAAGCGGACGCCATCGTCACCTTGACGGGCGTGGACGAAGAAAACGCCGTCGTCTCCCTTTACGCGACCTCGCTCGGCGGCGCGAAAGTCGTCACGAAGATCACGTCTACCCCGCTTGCGAAAATGGTCATGAAGCTCGGGCTGGACACCGTCCTTTCCCCGCGCGAAGTCATCGCGGATCACTTGGTCCGATTCGTGCGCGCGCACCAAGTCGAAGACGGCGCGGGCATCAACGCGCTCTATCGCATCCACGACAAAGCCGAAGCCATCGAATTTACCGTCGGCGAAGATTTCCCGAAGATCGGCGTTCCCATCAAAGAATTGAAGATCAAAGCGAACGTCCTTCTCTGCGGGATCGTCCGCGGCGGCGAATTCATCCTCCCCTCGGGCGACACGGCTCTCCTTCTCGGAGATAAAGTCCTCGTCGTCACCGCCGTAAAGCAAGTCGCCGAACTCAAACAGATTTTACGCTGA
- a CDS encoding AMP-binding protein, with product MTTNQNRRLSEIAERIKELREIFGYSEEEMSEKTEVTIAEYSMYEQGQLDFPFTFLHKCALAFGISITDLLEGQSAHLSSYTVTRKGMGMETAKEPGIDIQNLAPLFRSKIAEPYYVRYEYDPSLQELPIHLTKHSGQEFDFVMSGKLKVQVGENVEYLEEGDSIYYNSSTPHGMIAVGGKDCVFLAVVLPGKDQEETVIRDTLNPNKTVSEPGVAADFITVKEDDRGYPLSIDFHNDDAFNFAFDVVDKIADKDPNKLAMLHVSRDKVERRLTFRDMKRASNRCVNYFKSLGIKRGDRVLLVLKRHYQFWFAILALHKLGAIAIPATCQLLSHDFEYRFQAAGVSAIVCTADGAVAEQVEIAEKTSPTLKIKMLVGGSRPGWHDFDEEYPLFSTHYARPKDAPCGNDPMLMFFTSGTTGYPKIAEHSYKYPLGHYMTAKYWHGVSEGGLHFTISDTGWGKALWGKLYGQWLAESAVFTYDFDRFDASDILPMFAKYHITTFCAPPTMLRMMIKQDLSKYDFSSLRHMTTAGEALNPEVYYQFEKATGLQTHEGFGQTELTLMIANLIGAPHKVGSMGRPVPGYDVTILSPDGTPVPDGETGEICVKVSEKVPRGLFLGYYLNEEKTKEVLHDGYYHTGDTAWRDEDGFYWYVGRVDDVIKSSGYRIGPFEIESVIMELPYVVECGVSAAPDEVRGQVVKASIVLTKGTEPTDELKKEIQDYVKKHTAPYKYPRIVVFRDELPKTISGKIQRNKL from the coding sequence ATGACTACCAACCAAAACCGAAGGCTTTCGGAGATCGCAGAGCGCATCAAGGAGCTTCGTGAGATTTTCGGTTATTCCGAAGAGGAAATGAGCGAAAAGACCGAAGTCACGATCGCCGAGTACTCGATGTACGAGCAGGGGCAGCTCGATTTCCCGTTTACCTTTCTTCACAAATGCGCCCTTGCGTTCGGGATCTCGATCACCGATCTTCTCGAAGGTCAAAGCGCCCACCTTTCGAGCTATACCGTAACGAGAAAAGGAATGGGAATGGAGACCGCGAAAGAGCCCGGCATCGACATCCAAAATCTCGCGCCGCTTTTCCGCAGCAAGATCGCCGAACCCTATTACGTCCGCTATGAGTACGACCCCTCTCTTCAAGAGCTTCCGATCCACCTGACGAAGCATTCCGGGCAGGAATTCGACTTCGTTATGAGCGGGAAACTCAAAGTGCAGGTCGGCGAGAACGTCGAGTACCTCGAAGAGGGCGACAGCATTTATTACAACAGTTCCACTCCGCACGGAATGATCGCCGTCGGCGGAAAGGATTGCGTCTTCCTCGCGGTCGTTCTCCCCGGCAAGGATCAGGAAGAGACCGTGATCCGCGACACGCTGAACCCGAATAAGACGGTGTCCGAGCCGGGCGTCGCTGCCGATTTCATCACCGTAAAAGAAGATGATCGCGGCTATCCGCTGTCGATCGATTTCCATAACGACGACGCGTTCAATTTCGCGTTCGACGTCGTGGATAAGATCGCGGATAAGGATCCGAATAAACTCGCGATGCTTCACGTCAGCCGCGATAAAGTCGAGCGCCGCCTGACCTTCCGCGATATGAAGAGGGCGTCCAACCGTTGCGTGAATTACTTCAAATCGCTCGGGATCAAGAGGGGTGATCGCGTCCTTCTCGTCCTGAAACGCCACTATCAATTCTGGTTTGCGATCCTCGCGCTTCATAAGCTCGGCGCGATCGCGATCCCCGCGACCTGCCAGCTTTTGTCTCACGATTTCGAGTATCGCTTCCAGGCGGCGGGCGTTTCCGCGATCGTCTGCACGGCGGACGGAGCCGTCGCGGAGCAAGTCGAGATCGCCGAAAAGACTTCGCCGACCTTGAAGATCAAAATGCTCGTCGGCGGCAGCCGCCCCGGTTGGCATGATTTCGACGAAGAATATCCGCTGTTCAGCACGCATTACGCGAGACCCAAGGACGCGCCCTGCGGCAACGATCCGATGCTGATGTTCTTCACTTCGGGGACGACCGGATATCCGAAGATCGCGGAGCATTCCTATAAGTACCCGCTCGGTCACTATATGACGGCGAAGTATTGGCACGGCGTCAGCGAAGGGGGATTGCATTTTACGATCTCCGACACCGGCTGGGGGAAGGCTCTTTGGGGCAAACTGTACGGGCAATGGCTTGCGGAAAGCGCGGTCTTTACTTACGATTTCGACCGCTTCGACGCGAGCGACATCCTGCCGATGTTCGCGAAGTATCATATCACGACGTTCTGCGCGCCGCCGACGATGCTCCGCATGATGATCAAACAAGACCTCTCGAAGTACGATTTTTCCTCGCTCCGTCATATGACGACGGCGGGCGAAGCTTTGAACCCCGAGGTCTACTATCAATTCGAAAAAGCGACGGGATTGCAGACGCACGAGGGCTTCGGTCAAACCGAGCTGACATTGATGATCGCGAACCTGATCGGCGCGCCGCATAAAGTCGGTTCGATGGGTCGCCCCGTCCCCGGTTACGACGTTACGATCCTTTCTCCCGACGGGACTCCCGTTCCGGACGGCGAGACGGGCGAGATCTGCGTAAAAGTTTCGGAAAAAGTGCCGCGCGGCTTGTTCCTCGGCTACTATCTGAACGAGGAAAAGACCAAAGAAGTCTTGCACGACGGCTACTATCACACGGGCGACACCGCTTGGCGCGACGAGGACGGTTTCTACTGGTACGTCGGCAGGGTGGACGACGTCATCAAATCGTCGGGCTACCGTATCGGGCCGTTTGAGATCGAGAGCGTCATCATGGAGCTTCCCTACGTCGTCGAATGCGGCGTTTCCGCCGCGCCGGACGAGGTCAGAGGGCAGGTCGTCAAAGCGAGCATCGTCCTGACGAAAGGCACCGAGCCGACCGATGAACTCAAAAAGGAAATTCAGGATTACGTTAAGAAGCACACCGCTCCTTATAAGTATCCGAGGATCGTCGTCTTCCGCGACGAACTTCCCAAAACGATCAGCGGGAAAATACAAAGAAATAAACTATAA
- a CDS encoding helix-turn-helix domain-containing protein — MQEEKWVSMEDLCKHLGCSRDTIKKMIKQQGLPSYKIDRKWKFKISEVDSWMRDNNRVILAEHEVKD, encoded by the coding sequence ATGCAAGAAGAAAAATGGGTTTCTATGGAAGATCTCTGCAAACATCTTGGATGTAGCCGTGATACAATAAAGAAGATGATAAAACAACAAGGGCTTCCTTCTTACAAGATAGACAGAAAATGGAAGTTTAAAATTAGCGAAGTTGACTCGTGGATGCGCGATAATAACAGGGTTATACTCGCAGAACACGAGGTGAAAGATTAA
- the mnmG gene encoding tRNA uridine-5-carboxymethylaminomethyl(34) synthesis enzyme MnmG yields MKYDAIVVGAGHAGVEAALALARLGNKTLIVTLSKKSVSHMACNPNVGGTGKGHLVREVDALGGQMGLNADSSLLQIKMLNKNKGAAVQSLRGQTDKEIYHENMLKTLLSQPNLTLLEGECEDILVEDGKIAGAVVSGEKIESTVVVLCTGVYLSSRTITGEEIHEAGPYGFENAKKLSAALVEKGLPIRRFKTGTPARVYADSIDYSVMEREDGDYDINCFSFLTKGKLLEQVPCYLTYTNAETHRIIRENIHRAPLYNGTIHGVGPRYCPSIEDKIMRFADKERHQIFIEPEVKDGELMYVQGMSSSLPKDVQEQMYRSVKGLENVRFARYAYAIEYDCIDPLALTPALEVKTIKNLFSAGQFNGSSGYEEAAAQGIMAGINAARRLKDLPPVVLGRDKAYIGVLIDDLVTKGTNEPYRMMTARAEYRLSLRQDNADKRLTPLGREIGLVSDERWESFLERNEKKDAISEAFKAKVPMKEVAALFAEKGESSPVGMTIEDMLKRSFISARDILRFLPENLRDEDLAEEVAVDVKYGGYLVKEAAHRDEMRKMEEKKLPEGINYLSMGNLRIEARQKLDKIRPMTLGQASRISGVSPADIAVLITYLVKGNQ; encoded by the coding sequence ATGAAATACGACGCGATCGTGGTCGGAGCGGGGCATGCGGGCGTGGAAGCCGCGCTTGCGCTCGCCAGACTCGGAAACAAAACTTTAATCGTTACGTTGTCGAAGAAATCGGTTTCGCATATGGCGTGCAATCCGAACGTGGGCGGCACGGGCAAAGGGCATCTCGTTCGCGAGGTGGACGCGCTCGGCGGGCAAATGGGATTGAACGCGGATTCTTCGCTGCTTCAAATCAAAATGCTGAATAAGAATAAAGGCGCGGCGGTGCAGAGCTTGCGCGGGCAGACGGATAAAGAGATCTACCACGAGAATATGCTCAAAACCCTGCTTTCTCAGCCCAATCTGACCTTGCTCGAAGGCGAATGCGAGGATATCCTCGTCGAAGACGGAAAAATCGCGGGCGCGGTCGTAAGCGGGGAGAAGATCGAATCGACCGTCGTCGTCCTCTGCACGGGGGTCTATCTTTCTTCGCGGACGATTACGGGCGAAGAGATCCACGAAGCGGGTCCCTACGGCTTCGAAAACGCGAAAAAGCTTTCCGCGGCTCTCGTCGAAAAGGGGCTTCCGATCCGTCGCTTCAAGACGGGTACGCCCGCGCGCGTGTACGCGGACAGTATAGATTATTCGGTGATGGAAAGAGAAGACGGGGATTACGATATCAACTGCTTTTCTTTTTTGACCAAGGGGAAACTGCTGGAACAGGTCCCTTGCTATTTGACCTACACGAACGCCGAAACGCATCGGATCATCCGCGAGAATATCCATCGCGCGCCGCTTTATAACGGGACGATCCACGGCGTCGGACCGAGATATTGCCCGTCTATCGAGGACAAAATCATGCGCTTCGCGGATAAAGAGCGTCACCAGATCTTTATCGAGCCCGAAGTCAAGGACGGGGAACTTATGTACGTGCAGGGAATGAGCAGTTCGCTTCCGAAAGACGTGCAGGAGCAAATGTATCGGAGCGTCAAAGGACTGGAAAACGTCCGTTTCGCGCGCTATGCGTACGCGATAGAATACGATTGCATCGACCCCTTAGCTTTGACGCCCGCCCTCGAAGTCAAGACCATCAAAAACCTTTTTTCCGCCGGACAGTTCAACGGAAGCAGCGGCTATGAAGAAGCGGCGGCGCAAGGAATCATGGCGGGAATCAACGCCGCGAGAAGACTGAAAGACCTTCCGCCCGTCGTCCTCGGGCGCGATAAGGCGTATATCGGAGTTTTGATCGACGATCTCGTGACGAAAGGCACGAACGAACCCTATCGCATGATGACCGCGCGCGCCGAGTACCGCCTTTCGCTCAGGCAGGATAACGCGGATAAACGTCTGACTCCGCTCGGGCGCGAGATCGGACTCGTTTCGGACGAAAGATGGGAGAGTTTCCTCGAACGAAACGAAAAGAAGGATGCGATCTCCGAGGCGTTTAAGGCAAAAGTCCCGATGAAAGAAGTCGCGGCGCTCTTCGCGGAAAAAGGAGAATCGTCCCCCGTCGGAATGACGATCGAAGATATGCTCAAACGCTCGTTTATTTCCGCGCGCGATATTTTGCGCTTCCTGCCGGAGAATCTTCGCGACGAAGACCTCGCGGAAGAGGTTGCCGTGGACGTCAAGTACGGCGGTTATCTCGTCAAGGAAGCGGCGCACCGCGATGAAATGCGGAAAATGGAAGAAAAGAAATTGCCCGAAGGAATAAACTATCTTTCGATGGGGAATCTTCGCATCGAAGCGCGCCAAAAGCTCGACAAGATCCGTCCGATGACGCTCGGGCAGGCTTCTCGCATCAGCGGCGTCAGTCCCGCGGATATCGCGGTTTTGATCACGTACCTTGTAAAAGGGAACCAATAG
- the rsmG gene encoding 16S rRNA (guanine(527)-N(7))-methyltransferase RsmG encodes MLKDILGKMKIEIGEREERLFDLYYANLISWNEKFNLTAVTERNEVDVKHFADSLAALDLFPKDARLVDVGSGAGFPAIPLKIVRDDLDITMLDALNKRVTFLKDTLAVLELPGTALHLRAEEAAYTSMRESFDAATARAVAKIKILAQYLLPLLKVGGRAVLYKGGDVEAELKEAEGAIKALGGVVTKAERRDFEGFGRTIVVIDKVFSTPNCYPRRKIK; translated from the coding sequence ATGTTAAAAGATATTTTGGGAAAAATGAAGATCGAGATCGGGGAAAGAGAGGAAAGGCTCTTCGATCTTTACTACGCCAATTTGATCTCTTGGAACGAGAAGTTCAATTTGACCGCGGTCACCGAGCGAAACGAAGTGGACGTCAAGCATTTTGCGGATAGTCTCGCGGCGCTCGACCTTTTCCCGAAAGACGCGCGTCTCGTGGACGTAGGAAGCGGCGCGGGATTTCCCGCGATCCCTTTGAAGATCGTTCGCGACGATCTCGATATAACGATGCTGGACGCTTTGAATAAAAGGGTCACGTTTTTGAAGGACACGCTCGCGGTTTTGGAACTTCCCGGAACGGCGCTGCACCTTCGCGCGGAAGAAGCGGCGTACACGTCGATGCGCGAGAGCTTCGATGCGGCGACGGCGCGCGCGGTCGCGAAGATCAAAATTTTGGCGCAGTATCTTTTGCCTCTTTTAAAAGTAGGGGGTAGGGCGGTTCTCTATAAGGGCGGCGACGTAGAAGCCGAACTCAAAGAAGCCGAAGGCGCGATCAAAGCGCTCGGCGGCGTCGTAACCAAAGCCGAGCGGCGCGATTTCGAAGGGTTCGGCAGAACGATCGTCGTCATCGATAAAGTCTTTTCCACTCCGAATTGTTATCCGAGAAGAAAGATCAAATAA